From Pontibacter actiniarum, a single genomic window includes:
- the atpE gene encoding ATP synthase F0 subunit C yields MLLAILLQAVSEGAGLGIMGAGIGAGLVALGAGLGIGRIGGSAMESIARQPEAGGKIQTAMIISSALIEGVTLFGVVVCLLIAIA; encoded by the coding sequence ATGTTGTTAGCAATCTTGCTTCAAGCTGTTTCTGAAGGCGCTGGTCTTGGTATCATGGGTGCCGGTATCGGTGCAGGTCTAGTTGCCCTGGGCGCTGGTCTTGGTATCGGTCGCATCGGTGGTTCAGCTATGGAATCTATTGCTCGTCAGCCAGAGGCTGGTGGCAAAATCCAGACTGCCATGATCATCTCTTCTGCACTTATCGAGGGTGTAACCCTGTTCGGTGTGGTAGTGTGTCTTCTGATCGCTATTGCTTAA
- the atpH gene encoding ATP synthase F1 subunit delta: MSDIRVASRYAKSLIELANEKQVLEQVNADMQLFTQVVSQNRDFKLLLENPIVKSDKKLSVINAVFKGKVQELTLAFFNLIARKNRESILEAVATSFQDQYRELQGIQTAEVVSAAPLTPALRDELGQKLVAQTGKRIELIERVDPSLIGGFVLRVGDQQIDSSVKNSLRKLRNQFKDNPYINQL; the protein is encoded by the coding sequence ATGTCAGATATTAGAGTTGCTTCCAGGTACGCGAAGTCGCTGATTGAGCTGGCGAATGAGAAGCAAGTGCTGGAGCAGGTAAATGCAGATATGCAGCTGTTCACGCAGGTAGTTTCTCAGAACCGCGATTTCAAACTGCTGCTGGAGAACCCGATTGTCAAATCGGACAAAAAGCTGTCCGTGATAAATGCCGTTTTCAAAGGCAAGGTGCAGGAGCTGACGTTAGCTTTCTTTAACCTGATTGCCCGCAAAAACCGCGAGTCTATTCTGGAGGCGGTGGCTACCTCCTTCCAGGATCAGTACAGAGAGCTGCAGGGCATCCAAACGGCTGAGGTCGTTTCGGCTGCTCCGCTTACCCCGGCCCTGCGCGATGAGCTAGGCCAAAAGCTGGTGGCTCAGACTGGCAAGCGCATAGAACTGATCGAGCGCGTAGACCCTAGCCTGATCGGCGGATTTGTGCTGCGTGTAGGAGATCAACAAATCGACAGCTCTGTGAAGAACAGCCTTCGCAAGCTGAGAAATCAATTTAAAGACAACCCATATATTAATCAACTATAA
- a CDS encoding F0F1 ATP synthase subunit B: MELVTPGIGLLFWQTVTFLIVLFLLGKFAWKPIMNALHERESSIENALSAAEKAKLEMQALKADNEKLLAEARMERDKILQEATEAGNSIVETAKQKANEEGTRMIANAREAIENEKRAAITEVKNMAATLSLEIAEQILRRELSDKSAQQTLAQDYIREVTLN; the protein is encoded by the coding sequence ATGGAATTAGTAACCCCTGGTATAGGTCTACTTTTCTGGCAGACGGTAACGTTCCTGATCGTTCTGTTCCTGCTTGGTAAATTTGCGTGGAAGCCGATTATGAACGCGCTGCACGAGCGTGAGTCTTCTATCGAGAACGCCCTGAGCGCAGCCGAGAAAGCGAAGCTGGAGATGCAGGCGCTGAAAGCCGACAACGAAAAGCTTTTGGCTGAGGCCCGCATGGAGCGCGACAAAATTTTGCAGGAGGCTACAGAGGCTGGCAACAGCATCGTGGAGACAGCCAAGCAGAAGGCTAACGAAGAAGGTACGCGTATGATCGCCAATGCGCGTGAGGCGATCGAGAACGAAAAGCGTGCTGCCATCACGGAGGTGAAGAACATGGCCGCAACGCTGTCGCTGGAGATTGCTGAGCAAATCCTGAGAAGAGAGCTGAGCGACAAGTCTGCCCAGCAGACACTGGCGCAGGATTACATTCGTGAAGTAACGCTAAACTAA
- the atpG gene encoding ATP synthase F1 subunit gamma: MASLKEVRGRITSISSTQQITKAMKMVSAAKLRRAQDSIMRMRPYAQRLSGILTNLSSMAEGAVTNVYAEKREVNSVLLIAITSDRGLAGAFNSNIVKGVMALVNGKYKSQYDAGRVTILTIGRKGFDAFRKRGFNVIGDYSNSFANLSFDTVRAAAERAMAGFVAGEFDQVDIVYNEFKNVATQIVRQEQFLPIEEKPAEEVDAATLLIDYTFEPSKEQIIEELIPKSLKIQVYKAVLESNASEHGARMTAMDKATENAGELLKQLKLTYNRTRQAAITKEILEIVGGAEALAAK, from the coding sequence ATGGCAAGTTTAAAAGAGGTTAGAGGCCGCATTACATCGATCTCATCGACGCAGCAAATCACGAAAGCCATGAAAATGGTGTCGGCTGCCAAGCTAAGACGCGCGCAGGATAGCATCATGCGTATGCGCCCTTACGCCCAGCGCCTGAGCGGCATCCTGACAAACCTGTCTTCTATGGCAGAGGGTGCTGTAACAAACGTGTACGCCGAGAAGCGGGAAGTAAACAGCGTCTTACTTATTGCCATAACCTCTGACCGTGGTCTGGCCGGTGCCTTTAACTCCAACATTGTAAAAGGGGTGATGGCGTTGGTCAATGGCAAGTATAAGAGCCAGTACGATGCCGGGAGGGTAACCATCCTGACGATCGGCCGCAAGGGCTTTGATGCCTTCCGCAAGAGAGGCTTCAACGTAATCGGCGACTACAGCAACTCCTTCGCTAACCTGTCTTTCGACACGGTGCGTGCCGCTGCAGAGCGTGCCATGGCCGGTTTTGTGGCAGGCGAGTTTGACCAGGTGGACATTGTGTACAACGAGTTCAAAAACGTGGCTACGCAGATCGTGCGCCAGGAGCAGTTCCTGCCTATTGAGGAGAAGCCGGCCGAGGAAGTTGACGCGGCTACGCTGCTGATCGACTACACCTTTGAGCCGTCGAAGGAGCAGATCATTGAGGAGCTGATCCCGAAATCGCTGAAGATCCAGGTGTACAAGGCCGTGCTGGAGTCCAATGCCTCTGAGCATGGAGCCCGAATGACCGCCATGGACAAAGCGACGGAAAACGCCGGCGAGCTACTGAAGCAGCTGAAACTGACCTACAACAGGACGCGTCAGGCGGCCATCACCAAAGAGATCCTCGAAATCGTGGGTGGTGCCGAAGCTTTGGCTGCAAAATAA
- the pafA gene encoding alkaline phosphatase PafA codes for MTLLKHVAWAKTAAASLLLLGACAGATQNSSSTKTPAAAATNNQPVFQRPKLVVGIVVDQMRYDYLYRYWSKYGNDGFKKLLSEGFSFRNTHYNYVPTYTAPGHASIYTGSVPAINGIIGNSWYDRDQNKVVYCVEDNTVQTVGSSSTAGQMSPANLKTTTITDELRLATNKGAKVIGVALKDRGSILPAGHLANAAYWFDSPSGNWITSTFYREDLPAWVREFNDKKLADQYLSQPWETLLPIEQYTESTADDVPWEGTLQNEEKPVFPHNIPALRGEEYELIRSIPAGNTITKDFALAALRGEELGKDDITDFLTVSFSSTDYVGHTFGPNSVEAEDVFLRLDREMAELISQIENEVGKGEVLFFLTADHGGAHVPAFLEEMKVPTGLSFSKTVRDSLSGFMTRQYGKGNWVQRYSNQQVYLNHELIAGKKLNLEEVQQQVAAYLQGLNGVMKTVTATALQRTNWEKGMMSRVENGYSAKRSGDVILVLEPAWFEGYGNTGSTHGSYANYDTHVPLVWYGWNVPQGESSAEAEVSDIAATIAYWLYIQEPNGSVGEPLQVYMK; via the coding sequence ATGACCCTTTTGAAGCATGTAGCATGGGCAAAAACGGCGGCGGCAAGCTTGCTGCTGTTAGGCGCCTGTGCCGGAGCCACCCAAAACTCCTCCTCTACAAAAACACCGGCGGCTGCAGCCACAAATAACCAACCGGTGTTTCAGCGGCCAAAGCTGGTTGTAGGCATTGTGGTAGACCAAATGCGCTACGACTACCTGTACCGCTACTGGAGCAAGTACGGCAACGATGGCTTCAAGAAGCTGCTGTCAGAAGGGTTTAGCTTTAGAAACACGCACTACAACTACGTGCCGACCTACACGGCGCCTGGCCATGCTTCTATCTATACCGGAAGCGTGCCGGCCATTAACGGCATCATCGGCAACAGCTGGTATGACCGCGATCAGAATAAAGTTGTATATTGTGTAGAAGACAATACCGTGCAAACGGTGGGGAGCAGCTCCACGGCGGGTCAGATGTCGCCGGCCAACCTGAAAACGACCACCATCACCGACGAACTGCGACTGGCAACCAACAAAGGAGCCAAGGTAATCGGGGTGGCGCTGAAAGACAGGGGCTCCATACTTCCGGCAGGCCACTTGGCGAATGCCGCCTACTGGTTCGACTCGCCGAGCGGCAACTGGATCACCAGTACGTTCTACCGCGAGGATCTGCCGGCCTGGGTACGGGAGTTTAACGATAAAAAGCTGGCAGACCAGTACCTTAGCCAGCCTTGGGAAACACTGCTGCCGATTGAGCAGTACACGGAAAGCACTGCGGACGATGTGCCGTGGGAAGGAACGCTGCAGAATGAAGAGAAGCCGGTGTTCCCGCACAACATTCCGGCGCTTCGCGGGGAGGAATATGAGCTGATTCGCTCCATACCGGCAGGCAACACCATCACCAAAGACTTTGCCTTGGCGGCACTGCGTGGTGAGGAGCTTGGGAAAGACGACATCACCGACTTCCTGACGGTTAGCTTCTCTTCGACAGATTACGTAGGCCACACCTTCGGCCCTAACTCCGTTGAGGCAGAGGACGTGTTTCTGCGCCTCGATCGGGAGATGGCGGAACTGATCAGCCAAATCGAAAACGAGGTTGGCAAAGGAGAAGTGCTCTTCTTCCTGACGGCCGACCACGGCGGGGCGCACGTGCCCGCCTTTTTGGAAGAAATGAAAGTGCCGACCGGGCTCAGCTTCTCCAAGACGGTGCGCGACTCGCTGAGCGGCTTTATGACCAGGCAGTACGGCAAAGGCAATTGGGTGCAGCGCTACAGCAATCAGCAGGTGTACCTGAACCATGAGCTGATAGCAGGCAAAAAGCTGAACCTGGAAGAGGTGCAGCAGCAGGTGGCAGCTTATTTGCAGGGGCTGAACGGCGTGATGAAAACCGTAACAGCCACTGCCCTGCAGCGCACCAACTGGGAAAAAGGAATGATGTCGCGCGTAGAGAACGGCTACAGTGCCAAACGCTCCGGAGACGTTATACTGGTGCTGGAGCCGGCCTGGTTTGAAGGGTACGGAAACACAGGCTCCACACACGGCTCATACGCAAACTACGATACGCACGTGCCGCTCGTCTGGTACGGTTGGAATGTGCCGCAGGGGGAAAGCAGCGCTGAAGCCGAGGTGTCTGATATTGCCGCCACTATCGCTTACTGGCTGTACATTCAGGAGCCCAACGGCAGCGTGGGCGAACCTTTACAAGTATACATGAAATAA
- the atpB gene encoding F0F1 ATP synthase subunit A, with product MKRLFVLLFSLLTLTASAKAPAEGEVFQPGEMITHHIADDYIWEFAEGAVLYLPVILVDNGELKVFSSGNFYDEFHERQPYNGYAMEHGHIVRVDEAGEPVEDHAALYDFSITKNVASMFISVALLLIIFFVIAGRYKNNPKSAPSGIQSFFEPIIIFIRDEIAKANIGPKYERYMPYLLTVFFFIWFNNLLGLMPGGANLTGNIAVTLVLALITLLITVFSGNKSYWKHIFATPGVPTWLAPIMIPVELIGILTKPFSLMVRLFANITAGHIIILSLFSLIFIFRSVAVGPLSVAFATFMNFLELFVALLQAYIFTLLSAMYFGGAVEEHDHAEDHH from the coding sequence ATGAAGAGGTTATTCGTTCTATTGTTTTCCCTCCTGACGCTGACTGCTTCTGCTAAGGCGCCGGCTGAAGGTGAAGTGTTTCAGCCAGGTGAAATGATCACGCACCACATTGCGGATGATTATATCTGGGAATTTGCTGAAGGTGCAGTTCTGTACCTGCCTGTTATACTGGTGGATAATGGCGAATTGAAGGTTTTTTCTTCCGGGAACTTCTATGATGAGTTTCACGAAAGACAGCCGTACAACGGGTATGCGATGGAGCATGGGCATATCGTGCGAGTGGATGAGGCTGGTGAGCCAGTAGAGGATCACGCCGCGCTGTATGATTTCTCTATCACTAAGAACGTGGCCTCCATGTTTATTAGTGTGGCCCTGCTGCTGATAATCTTCTTTGTTATCGCAGGCCGTTACAAAAACAATCCGAAAAGCGCTCCTAGCGGTATTCAGTCCTTCTTTGAGCCGATCATCATCTTTATCCGTGATGAGATTGCCAAGGCGAACATTGGCCCTAAGTATGAGCGTTACATGCCGTACCTGCTCACCGTGTTCTTCTTTATCTGGTTTAACAACCTCCTGGGCCTAATGCCGGGTGGTGCCAACTTAACCGGAAACATTGCAGTAACGCTGGTGCTGGCCCTGATCACCCTGCTTATCACTGTGTTTAGCGGTAACAAAAGCTACTGGAAGCACATCTTCGCGACGCCGGGCGTGCCTACATGGCTTGCCCCGATCATGATCCCGGTAGAGTTAATCGGTATCCTGACAAAGCCATTCTCCCTGATGGTTCGTCTTTTTGCCAACATTACGGCGGGGCACATTATCATCCTGTCGCTGTTCAGTTTGATCTTTATCTTTAGAAGTGTGGCCGTGGGGCCGCTTAGCGTGGCATTCGCGACCTTTATGAACTTCCTGGAGTTGTTCGTGGCGCTGCTGCAGGCTTATATCTTTACGCTGCTTTCTGCCATGTACTTCGGCGGGGCGGTAGAAGAGCACGATCACGCAGAGGATCATCATTAA
- the atpA gene encoding F0F1 ATP synthase subunit alpha — translation MAEVRPDEVSAILREQLSNFRTEAELEEVGTVLQVGDGVARIYGLSKAQSGELLEFENGLQALVLNLEEDNVGAVLLGDYSEIKEGATVKRTNRIASIKVGDGIIGRVVNTLGLPIDGKGPIAGELYEMPLERKAPGVIYRQPVNEPMQTGIKAIDSMIPIGRGQRELIIGDRQTGKTAVAIDTILNQREFFERGEPVFCIYVAIGQKASTVAQVVKALTEGGAMDYTVVVAASAADPAPMQFFAPFTGAAIGEFFRDTGRPALVVYDDLSKQAVAYREVSLLLRRPPGREAYPGDVFYLHSRLLERAAKINASDEIAQNMNDLPDSIKHLVKGGGSLTALPIIETQAGDVSAYIPTNVISITDGQIFLETNLFNAGIRPAINVGISVSRVGGSAQIKSMKKVAGTLKLDQAQFRELEAFAKFGSDLDAATKLTIERGRRNLEILKQAQYSPVPVEEQVATIYAATNGLLDAVPVTEVRNFEKDFLRTLRAQHAGALNALRAGKLDDETTAAIKQVAKETSAKYNK, via the coding sequence ATGGCAGAAGTAAGACCTGACGAAGTATCAGCCATATTAAGAGAACAGTTATCTAACTTCCGTACCGAAGCGGAACTGGAAGAAGTAGGTACTGTACTGCAAGTGGGTGACGGTGTCGCTCGTATCTATGGCCTTTCCAAGGCTCAGTCTGGTGAGCTTTTAGAGTTTGAGAATGGTCTGCAGGCACTCGTTCTGAACCTGGAAGAGGACAACGTAGGTGCCGTATTGCTCGGCGACTACAGCGAGATCAAAGAGGGCGCCACTGTAAAAAGAACAAACCGCATTGCCTCTATCAAAGTAGGCGATGGCATTATAGGACGTGTGGTAAACACACTGGGCCTGCCGATCGACGGTAAAGGCCCTATTGCCGGAGAGCTGTACGAAATGCCACTGGAGCGTAAAGCACCGGGCGTTATCTACCGCCAGCCGGTAAACGAGCCAATGCAAACTGGTATCAAGGCGATCGACTCTATGATTCCGATCGGCCGTGGTCAGCGTGAGTTGATTATCGGCGACCGCCAGACAGGTAAGACTGCGGTTGCAATCGATACTATCCTGAACCAGCGCGAGTTCTTCGAAAGAGGCGAGCCTGTTTTCTGTATCTACGTGGCGATTGGCCAGAAAGCCTCTACTGTGGCGCAGGTAGTGAAAGCCCTGACAGAAGGTGGTGCGATGGATTACACCGTAGTTGTAGCCGCTTCTGCCGCTGACCCTGCTCCAATGCAGTTCTTCGCGCCGTTTACGGGTGCTGCCATTGGCGAGTTCTTCCGTGACACGGGCCGTCCTGCACTGGTGGTTTATGACGACCTTTCGAAGCAAGCGGTAGCCTACCGTGAGGTGTCTCTGCTGCTGCGTCGCCCACCGGGGCGTGAGGCTTATCCAGGTGACGTTTTCTACCTGCACTCCCGCTTGCTGGAGCGCGCTGCGAAAATCAACGCGTCGGATGAGATTGCTCAGAACATGAACGACCTGCCAGATTCTATCAAGCACCTGGTGAAAGGCGGTGGCTCCCTAACGGCCCTTCCAATCATCGAGACACAGGCTGGTGACGTTTCTGCCTATATCCCAACAAACGTAATTTCGATTACGGATGGTCAGATCTTCCTGGAGACGAACCTCTTCAACGCAGGTATCCGTCCGGCCATTAACGTAGGTATCTCGGTATCACGCGTGGGTGGCTCGGCTCAGATCAAGTCGATGAAGAAAGTAGCCGGTACCCTGAAGCTGGACCAGGCGCAGTTCCGCGAACTGGAAGCTTTTGCGAAGTTCGGCTCTGACCTGGACGCTGCCACTAAGCTGACAATTGAGCGTGGCCGTCGTAACCTGGAGATCCTGAAGCAGGCACAGTACTCACCAGTGCCGGTAGAGGAGCAGGTAGCCACTATCTACGCCGCTACCAACGGCCTTCTGGATGCAGTTCCGGTAACAGAAGTAAGAAACTTCGAGAAAGACTTCCTGCGCACGTTGCGTGCACAGCATGCAGGCGCCCTGAACGCGCTGAGAGCTGGTAAGCTGGATGACGAAACAACTGCTGCAATCAAGCAGGTGGCGAAGGAAACTTCTGCGAAGTACAACAAATAG
- a CDS encoding inorganic diphosphatase, which produces MNMENMDNNNPWHSVSYGEMSPEVVTAIIEIPKGSKAKYELDKESGMLKLDRVLFSSVNYPANYGFIPQTYCDDKDPLDILVICSIDVQPMCLIDAKVIGVMQMIDNNEEDDKIIAVAYNDMSVRHINDISELPPHTLLEMRRFFEDYKKLENKEVIVEQFLGREHAYKIIQESIELYNTTFGEPSQREKAL; this is translated from the coding sequence ATGAATATGGAAAATATGGACAACAACAATCCATGGCATAGCGTGAGCTACGGCGAAATGTCGCCAGAGGTGGTAACAGCTATCATTGAAATTCCGAAAGGATCGAAAGCAAAGTATGAGTTAGATAAGGAAAGCGGTATGCTGAAGCTGGACCGCGTGCTTTTTTCTTCCGTGAACTACCCGGCCAACTACGGCTTTATCCCTCAAACATACTGCGACGACAAAGACCCCCTGGATATCCTGGTGATCTGCTCCATCGACGTACAGCCTATGTGCCTGATCGATGCGAAAGTGATCGGGGTGATGCAGATGATCGACAATAATGAAGAGGATGATAAAATCATTGCCGTAGCCTACAATGACATGTCGGTGCGCCACATCAACGATATCTCAGAATTGCCGCCGCACACCCTGCTGGAGATGCGCCGCTTCTTCGAAGACTATAAGAAGCTGGAGAACAAAGAGGTGATCGTGGAGCAGTTCCTGGGGCGTGAGCACGCTTACAAAATCATACAGGAGAGCATTGAGCTGTACAACACTACTTTTGGAGAGCCTAGCCAACGCGAGAAGGCACTCTAA